Genomic segment of Candoia aspera isolate rCanAsp1 chromosome 2, rCanAsp1.hap2, whole genome shotgun sequence:
CATAATTTCCATTGGTATTGATTTCCTATGCTGTTTCCATTTTTGGATGGCTCTCGGAGAATAAGAAATGGACCGACTATAGTAATttattacaatataataaaatgcaaTACAGGGCTAACATAGCACAGTTAACAAAAAATACGACGCATGAAGCACGTTTATTATAACTAATGCAATACCCAATACGATAAGTGCACTAGAAGATTCACTGCGCGAGACAAGATCCAACTCGACGGTCCTCTCCTCACCGTCGGGCGCCCCTGAGCATCCTCCCGCCTCTCCCTTCTTCCACGAGGAACTTTCCATCCCGTTCTTGTAGCCCTGCAACTTCTTACCATGTTGCGCAGCCCGCCGGGGCTCTGCCGCGACTCGGACAGCGCGAGAGAGGAGGCTGCGGGGCCGCCCTCGGCACTACTGTCAGCGACGCTGTTGTCGTCGGAGCGGCGCATGTAAGGCGAACGGCGGATGCCGGAGAGAAGCCCAGACGCTCTGCCCACTGAGTAGTAGCTGGGGCCGGCCGTCTGCTTGTACCACGCCTCGGCGGGCGGGCTGAGCAGCAGCGCGAGGCAGAGCAGCGCCAGGGTGGGCGGTCCGCGCATGTTGCGAGAAGCTGGCAGCAGCTGGACTGGTAGTCGCCATCGGTAGCGCCTTTTATAAGACCAGGGAGGCAGGAGCGGGGACAGCCGGCTGGCTCGGAGCCCCCGGAGCGGGCGGGGGAGACGCGCGCCACGCACGTGACCCGGCGGTCTCTTCACCGGGGAGCGCGGGAGGCTTCTTCAGTCCCGAGCAGGGGTTCGGCTCCAAGTTGGGCTTCCCTATTGGGACTTGTCTCGCCAGTTGAAGCTCAACGCGTTGTGGGACTCCACACGCCCGCCTTCTCCTCGCCCGGGAGAAACAGACTCAAGCAACGACGCGCTCGGCTCGCTCCTCCGTCGGACAAGGTTAAGGTTCCCTCGTGGGGGGAAGAAGCGCGAGGGAGCCCCCTCAGTGACTGAAATCGCAGCAAACACCCGTGGCTAACTGAACCCCTTGACTTGCAGACACACGGAAACATATCAAGAAAAGCTGTAGCTGACTAGTTTGTGGCTCAGCTGGTCGTCGGAATACAGTCAATATTGCTGTCACACCCTTCCCTAATACAGCTTTAGCAGCATTGCAATCTGACTTTGGGACATTAATCTACAGAGAAGCTCAGTGGTCTGGGTTGGTATGTGTgcgttttatttatttctcatattccCACGTGTAAGAAATTCACACTTTTAAAATCTTCAGATATGTTTACAAGAGGTTTTGTAGTTAGGAGGGGCTAACTGGGCTGCTGTCAAGCCCCTTCCAGCATTGTATTTATCTGCCATATCTACAATTATCTGCTGCCTATTATACTGTAATCCCCTGAGTCTGGGCTGGGCAATTGTTCCTTGCTAAAACTGGGTGGTGAGAATGGTGTTATCTTTCAATTTGAGcagaaaaaaggtttttttttttttaaagtagatggCTTCACAGCTATAGTAAAACGCTGATCAATTACGAAGAATATAAATCAGAAGTCCTGGTAGCAACTTCtctacaaattttattaaaaggcataatctTCCATccgctgcagctcacttcatttcAGCACATGAACATTTAtgccttcttaaaaaaaaaatttaattgGGAAatcagattcctgatttttttgttgCCATACATGCACTATAAAATAGTGTTTGCTGCGGCCCTCTTATGGTATCTGGATCATCTAAAAGATTCCTAATCCAGTTTACTTTGAATGTAATAACACATGTATCAACGGTATAGTATACAGTATGGGTACTTTTATGATGTTATGGTCTAAACCAGAAATTCAAGCCCTTCAGATATGCTGGGCTGTAATTCCTATCATGAGGAAACTTACCTGGAACAATATCTCATACAGGAGTatgtaattcatttattttctgaaaaaaatagcagacatacatacatatacacacacacatatacatacatataattgGGTGCCTATCAaagagaatgtctgtagctcaggtttgaactgtggagtccttggtgctctctgagccttgttttcttgcagacatttcattgccagactaggcaacatcttcagtgtgaaaatggagtgggccttgctctctgtttatagacagtggcttgccttgcttgtgttggGGGTGTcatctctccttggtagttccatgattagggtattgtatactacttgattgttcctctggtgttaatcctggtgttaatctttgtttatctgggtgttgattgctggcaaggcaatggtctttttgtttcctttttagcttttctattgtctcttttgaatggtatgtaaatgttgtttacctctacagtgcctgttgatggctgacttgtctgagtgccaagcttccaggaattctctagtgtttttggatttggcttggtttaagattactgcagatgctgactgcagtcaggaaatcagaagacgcttaatccttgggagaagagcaatgacaaatctcgataaaatagttaagagcagagacatcacactgacaacaaaggtccgcatagttaaagcaatggtgttccccgtagtaacatatggctgtgagagctggaccataaggaagggtgagcgaaggaagatagatgcttttgaactgtggtgttggaggaaaattctgagagtgccttggactgcatgaagatcaaaccagtccatcctccaggaaataaagccagactgctcacttgagggaatggtattaaaggcaagactgaaatactttggccacataaggagaagacaggacaccctggagaagatgctgatgctagggagagtggagggcaaaaggaagaggggccgaccaagggcaaggtggatggatgatattctagaggtgacggacttgtccctgggggagctggcggtgttgacgaccaacaggaagctctggcatgggctggtccatgaagtcacgaagagtcggaagcgactaaacgattaaacaacaacaacaacatgctcagtttcccagttgaaactatggttgagtctgtccatgtgttgtgagatgaaggagttttcatcgtgtcttctgactgctaattggtgttcgtggatgtgctctgctagtcttctgcttgcctgccctacatagtggctgctacagtccttacactgtatgttgtagatgactcctgttttttcttcttgggctaccaggtcttttgggttacttaaggtGAAGGGTTCTGAAGGGTTTTGGTtcgtttgtgtgctacagtgatgccgtgtggttgtagcagtctgttggtagtttctgagatgtttctgatgtatggcagtgttatcgtTTTCATAGCTtgatatgcaaagattagcaccagtattaacaccagatgaacaatcaaatagTACATTATAAgttaatcaaagaactattaacttaATCAACCAAGCGGCAAACAACAAATATCTGTGTggtgattgctggcgaggaggtgtgctggtcttttggcttttctattgtctcttctgaatggtatgtaaatgttgtttacctctatgtgtctgttgatggctgctttgtctgagtgtcaggcttccaggaattctctggcatttttggatttggcttggtttaggatgctcagtttcccagttgaaactgtggttgagtctgtccatgtgttgtgagattattgtgtcttctgactgctatcatgtcttctgactgctagttggtgttcatggatgcgctctgctagtcttctgccagtCTGTCCTAtgtagtggctgctacagtccttacactataTGTTATAgataattcctgttttttctttttgggctacCAAGAAGAACACTGTTGTATGCTGTTGTTctacactgccatacatcagaaacatctcagaaactaccaacattACAACCACACACCATCACCATAGTGCACaaaccaaccaagtgctccaaaACATCAACATCGTAAGGAaatcaaaagacccagtagccttttggaacagccaggttttaagggttcCTGGGATGCTAACAGGGAAGGAGCTAaccattgtgtgtgtgttgctaCTCCAAAATAGAGGACTACCTGAGAAGGTCCTTCTCTGGGATCCCTGCAGATGACATTCTCTTACAGAAGGAATCTGAAAAAATCACTCTTCCAGatttattggatgggcagaaaccaatgGGAATAGGCTGTCCTGAAGACCTCCAGATACTCCTTTTTAAGTAtgttcttttaattgtaattaagCACTCCACTCTGACAATTTCCTGGAATATTGCTGGTTGGTTCAACAAATGTAATGATATTCCTTTTACTCAATATTTAAGCAATTTTGATATTATTCTATTACAGGAAACTTGGGAGCACAATTATCTTTATCTTCAGGGCTTTACTCCATTTATTGTAAAGGCTTCTAGAACTTCCAAGAAAGGGCATAACAATGCAGGCTTAGCAATCCTTGTCTCAAGTGCTTTAAAGGCAGAGACAACCTTAGTAAGGCATTATGAACAATATGCTAttacaatacaattaaaattaaaacattttgatttAATAATCATAAATACTTATCTTCCACCAGCTAAAACACAATTCTGAACTAAACTTATTTGGACAGAATTGGAACAATATATAtacaatttgcttttaaaatttcccCATACACATTTTGTGATTCTCGGTGATTTAAATGCCAGAATTGGCCCTAATAATGAAGCATTGGTAGCCTTATTTCAATGCTTATTATTTATCTGTTAAAGTTTCCTTGTTTATCTGTTAAATCTTGGGAAAGTGGATTGTATGACAGACAGTCTAAAGATCAGAACATTAACTGTG
This window contains:
- the NPB gene encoding neuropeptide B, whose product is MRGPPTLALLCLALLLSPPAEAWYKQTAGPSYYSVGRASGLLSGIRRSPYMRRSDDNSVADSSAEGGPAASSLALSESRQSPGGLRNMAVCVKEVAPELQSCQLLPGVPSIIQCKADVTVSLDPTDCTSP